Proteins from a genomic interval of uncultured Desulfuromusa sp.:
- the flgK gene encoding flagellar hook-associated protein FlgK, producing MGGGLNAALNSGRTSLQTNQKAIEITGLNVANVNTEGYSRQTPNLTPYPALNFGDFFFGTGVTVGSVGRSHDVFLDGQIKDKSAEAGLENSMVNPLAELERVFGIGDGSLSDEFNQFFDSVRQLSTNPGGEVERQMVLQRGELIGNAFTNVYNETQQVVTNINNTIVSKIDGVNLAIDEIAQLNNRISAIEKMGQEANSDRDRRDLLLKGVAEAIGARSFETSVGTVSVQLPNGMPLVEGDKATHIEAVYNGTDVNLELDFGTTNIALDRSALGGEFRGLYEVRDVMIPDVVGRLDQLAYTFATEVNTLHQAGTDLNGDPGQDFFVQPAAVEGASSSLAMNITTTDEIAAGSSAAPGDNTNVLSLLQLEQEQTLGNDTFVSYYGKIVSTVGVEAARNRQAQEGFEDSLIQLENMRDGIDGVSLEDEMINLMKYQKGFEASAKFLATVDEMMGTLLTLKR from the coding sequence ATGGGTGGTGGACTTAATGCAGCACTGAATTCAGGGCGAACCTCTCTGCAGACAAATCAAAAAGCCATTGAGATAACCGGCCTTAACGTCGCTAACGTCAATACTGAAGGTTATTCCCGGCAAACCCCCAACCTGACTCCATACCCTGCTTTGAATTTTGGAGACTTTTTTTTCGGTACCGGAGTCACTGTCGGTTCGGTTGGCCGTTCTCACGATGTTTTCCTTGATGGCCAAATAAAAGATAAATCGGCTGAGGCTGGTTTGGAAAACAGCATGGTTAATCCATTGGCGGAATTAGAGCGCGTGTTTGGAATCGGAGATGGAAGTCTATCTGACGAATTTAACCAGTTTTTTGATAGTGTGCGGCAACTCTCTACGAATCCCGGCGGTGAAGTTGAACGGCAGATGGTTCTTCAGCGTGGTGAGTTGATCGGAAACGCTTTTACTAATGTCTACAATGAGACCCAGCAGGTCGTTACAAATATAAATAACACCATCGTTTCAAAAATCGATGGCGTTAATCTGGCAATTGATGAAATTGCCCAATTGAACAATCGGATTTCAGCGATCGAAAAAATGGGTCAGGAGGCCAACTCCGACCGTGATCGCAGGGATCTGTTGCTTAAAGGTGTTGCAGAGGCAATAGGTGCTAGAAGTTTTGAAACCTCCGTTGGAACAGTTTCTGTGCAGCTACCGAATGGTATGCCATTAGTTGAAGGAGACAAGGCAACTCACATCGAAGCCGTTTATAACGGGACTGATGTCAATCTCGAACTTGACTTCGGGACGACAAATATTGCGCTTGATAGAAGTGCTCTCGGTGGGGAATTCCGTGGTCTCTATGAAGTTCGTGATGTGATGATTCCTGACGTTGTCGGGAGATTGGACCAACTGGCATATACTTTTGCTACGGAAGTGAATACTTTGCATCAGGCCGGAACCGATCTGAACGGTGATCCCGGTCAGGATTTCTTTGTCCAGCCCGCTGCTGTTGAAGGAGCATCATCGTCACTGGCAATGAACATCACAACAACAGATGAGATTGCTGCCGGGAGCAGTGCCGCACCCGGCGATAACACGAATGTTCTGTCTCTTTTGCAATTGGAGCAGGAGCAAACCCTCGGTAATGATACGTTTGTTTCTTACTACGGTAAAATTGTTTCTACTGTGGGAGTTGAGGCTGCTCGCAATCGTCAGGCTCAAGAGGGGTTTGAAGACAGTTTAATTCAGCTGGAAAATATGCGTGATGGAATTGATGGCG